One Oryctolagus cuniculus chromosome 7, mOryCun1.1, whole genome shotgun sequence genomic window, tctgtaactcttccaaataaataaatagatcttttaaaacattttaaaagcatcaaCCCTAGTGTCTTATCCCATGTTCCAGGGTCGCCCTCCCTCCCAACAGACCTGCCAGAGTTGCGAATAGTTTCTCTGGAACCCTGCTACTCTTTGCTGTAATCAAGTCCTGGCCCTTGCTCCCAGCTTTGTGGTCCTCTAGACGCAGGAAATCAAGTGTCTGTAAGTCGCTAAGGAGGGCCCTGAGCTTTCCTGCTTAGCCGGGAGTTGGTGATCACCTCTCCCAGGCTTTCATTGTCTTTCTCCAAGGCACTGCCTGCCGTCCAATTCCGTCGTCCTTATCAAAGCTGGCACTGTCCCCCACTGCTGCACTCCCTCCCACCGGGGTCCTGTCCCCAGAAACTTTCTAGTACAGGCATCTGTAAATTTGAGAAgttttctcacgtgggtggcagaggcccagacactggaccatcttctgccaccttctcaggacattagcaggtagctggacccaaagcggaacagctgggacacaaaccagcactcagctagaatgccagcgtcgcaggctgTGGTGTTACCAGCTACGCCAGAAAGCCAGATCCagaaatggattttaaatgtgtgtgtgtgtgtgtgtgtgtgtgttccaaaatgtatctgaaaagcagagtccaagaggcatcttccatctgctggttcactccccaaatggccacaacggctggtgttggagcaggctgaagccgggagcctgaattccatgtgggtctcccaagcattggagcactggctgcctccctggacatgcattagcaggaaggccaTTCTTCccacctgcacacctcccacgCAGGGCCAGAGCAGCCACGCGCTGCCTGTGCTGCGCAGCCACGCCCAGCAGAGGGCAGTAGAGGCCGGCCTGGCCAGACCAAGCGCCCTGCTTTCCAAAGGCGCCGCCCCGGCTCCCCGCCCCAGGCTTAGGCAGTCCTGCTAGGGTGAGAACTCCGGCTTCAGTTTGGGCTAGGACAGGGACACAGAGCTGTGGTTCTGGGCCCCTCGGTGGCAGAGTTAGGCTTGCTCGTGGCCCCCTGATTCCTATGGCTGTGCCCTCAGAATGTCAGATCCCATCTGGGCAACAATTCCAAGAGGCTTCCAAGTTTTCTAgcctaaaaataaaacagaagagaggAAGGTGTCAGATCACAAGGGCCCACCCTGGCCCTGATTCTCCTCCCAACCACTGCTCTTCCTCCGCCCTCCTTTCAGTCCTCCTCCTGGAAAGCCGGGTCCATGGGCAGTGTGCACCACGCCCACCTAGCCTACAGAAGCGATTCATATTACTATCACCTGGGACCCAGTGGCACATTTAGTGGACATCTTCTGGTTTGAATTCACACACTGTCTCTGTCccaggggcagcattgtggcacagtgggttaaaccgccacctgccagcccacatcagagcacctgagtgCCCAtggagagtcctggctgcttctggtccagctccctgctaatgcccttgggaaatcaacaaaagatggcccagctgtgtggcccctgcacccctgtgggagacccgggtgaggctcctggctcctggctttggcctggcccagctctggctgttgcagccatttggggagtgaaccagcagatagaagattccctctcccctttcccctctcccctctcccctcctccctcctccctctccctcccccctcctccctctccctcctccctcctccctctccctctccctcctccctcatctccctcatctccctctctctctctctgactggagctgggtcaggctgaagccaagagccaggaatttcttctgggtctcccatctaggTGGAGGTGcccctccattgctttccaggagcattaatggagctggattggaagtggagcagctgggacttgaactagaactagtggtcatatgggatgccggcatcattggcagtggcttagcctactgtgccacaacactggccacgaGAAGACCAGCCCAGAtcgctgggaaggcagtgggaagcCTCCATGCCGGGTTCCCAGCCTCCCTCAGAGAGGCGCAGCCCCGCCCGCCCGAGGAGATGctggggaggcaggtgtcctAGGAAGTCGCATTCGCTAAGAAGACAGCTGAGCATCACCGGCAGTCCCTTCctgtcctcctgcctctcctctgccagCCCAGGTTCAGGGCCTGCGGCCGCCACCTCTACACTTGCTGCAGGAGAAGAGCAAGGCCTGTGTGGTCAGACCACTCCCGGGGGCACAGACCATGCCCGCCGGGCCCATTCAGCCTGCAGACACGAGGAAATCAGGCACAGTTCAAAGGCGTAAAGTGGATGGGGAGGGGGCTCTTGTGAGgacctgcaccccctgggagaccgtGGAAGGGTTTTAGGCATCTCTGATCGAGGTTTCTGGAAACATTGTGAGTCAGGAAGAATCGGGgagtgcaggtgctgcaggtgctgCCCTGGAGCCGGCCCCACGGCTGTCCTTGCTCCCTTCAAGGTCTCTGCTGAGCTTGGGATGGGCCAGGTGGCCCTGGTCTGGCCTTCCAAGAAAGCTTTTCTCTACAGATAAAAACGATCAAGAGTCAGCTAGTGTGGCGCTCAGCCCTCGTCCCTGTGCAGAATAGGGAAATGCCCCTGGGAGCGCCAGAGCCCTCTTAGCCACGGAGGCCTGCAGCGTGGGGAGGCAGAAGAGGCCCGGCATGGGTGCTGGCTACATCGGAGCCTTTCAGTCCTACTGGCcaacatgccttttttttttttttaagattttattttgggctggcactgcggctcactaggctaatcctccgcctgcggagctggcacacctggttctagtcccggttggggcgccggattctgtcccggttgctcctcttccaggccagctctctgctgtggccagggagtgcagtggaggatggccaggtgcttgggccctgcaccccatgggagaccaggagaagcacctggctcctggcttcggatcagcgcagcgtgctggctgcagcagccattggggggtgaaccaacagaaaaggaagacctttctctctgtctctctcactgtttaactctgcctatcaaaaaaaaaatactgaaaaaaaaagattttattttacttgaaagtcagagttacacagagaaggagaggcagaggggagaaagacagagacagagagagaggtcttcatctgctggttcactccctagatggccgcaatggctagagttgccccaatccgaagccaggagccaggagcttcttctgagtctcccacatgggtgcaggggcccaaggacttgggccatcttccattgccttcccaggccatagcagggagctggatttgaagaggagcaggcaggactagaaccggtatccatatgggatgccggtgcttcaggccaaggccttaacctgctgcgccatagcaccggccccccaccATGCTTCTAATTAGGCGAGCATGGTGACCCCGCTGGCTGAAGCTGCTACAAGCTGGGTTTTCTGTTACTTGTAGCTGAATCCATACTTAACTAATGAGCAGACAGGAGAGTCAGCAAAAAGGCTAAGGAGTGACAGGTGGAACAGGTGCTTGGcgcaacaggtaaagctgcccgtGGTGCCGGCATTTCATGTGGGTGCtcgttcaaatcctggctgttccacctctgacccagctccctactaatgtgcctgggaaagcagcagaggatgacgcaagcccttgggcccctgcacctgcatgggagacccagaagaagctcctggcttcagatccgcccagctctggctgttacagccatttggggagtgagccaacagatggaagacctctctctctctctctgcctctctgtaactccgtctttcaaataaataaatctttaaaaaagaagtgacagGTGCAGCTGGGGTGGCCGTTGGACCGTGATCGTCCCCCGCAGGCTGTGCCACATCCCGACTGCCTCCTCGACTCGTCCTCCCCACCGTCTCGCTCTTCATGAAGCCCTCGCGGCCTACACGTCTTCCCTGGCTCTCCCGGGCCTACGCCATGGAGGTGGAAGCCCTGGGTGGGtgccccacctcctctcctgctTGCTCATCTcactgccccaccccagcactctTCACACCTCCCATGTGCCAGGTCCTGTCCGATGTTCCTCTCTGATCCAAACCACCCTTGAGGGTGAGCACTGGCAGGTCTTGTTTTATAGATGGAAAACCTAATGTTCAACAACATCGACTTGGTCAAGGCCAAGTCTAGTAAGTGGTGGAGCAGGCTTTAAACTGTGGCTTGACATCAAGACAGGTGAGAGTCACCACGCTCAACTTCCACGAAGTCGGAAGGTTAGCACCTGCTGTGCTGTTCAGCCCAGGCTCTTcccatctttccctctgtcactttcaCCTCACCCTCATTACCTCGTCATCTTAAGATGGCTGCTCAGCTCCGGACATCACATAGAGCTCCAAATCAGAAAAGGGTGGACTCCATCTGTCCCCCTCCACACTAACTGCAAGGCAGGCTGGGAATTCAGGGAATGTCATTATTAACAGTTGGCCTAGATCAAATGCAATTCACTAATTGGGGCGGAACTCACTGCTGCCCTCAATAAACGTCGAGTTCTGCTAGCAAGGAAGAAGGGGGTCGTGAGGATGTGGGGCGGCACACAGGCCTGCCCCCACCATCCTGGCCAGCGGAGGGCTctgcccacccagcccctccccgggccTGCCGGGGAAACCCGCTCTCAAGCATCACGTAGCAGCTCCCACGCACTTCCTTCTCACAGCCAGGCAGTCTTGGTGCACTTCCCCTGCCTTCCGACGCGCCTACTTCCAGGACAGGAATATGACAGCATTCAATTATGCATGCATGTGCTCTCCCCACAAATGCCCACGGAGCACTTGCTGTTTGCCAGAcacaatcaggagccagggcttcaagAGTGAACAAATTAAGTTGCTGTTTGGCTGTTGTCTTCATGGAGCTGTCAGTCTAGTGAGAAATTCAGCGTGGCACGGTCACAGGAGGAAAGGAGCGCACCTCTCCAGGCCACACGCCGCCGCACGGCAGGCCTGCCCTCCCGGCCCACCCGCACTAGGGCGGATCTCGCACAGAGTACAAGCACCACCCCTCCTCCACTCAGGAAGCCTTTGAAATgggcttcatttttaaaaatatatatatacatttgaaagagctacagagagacagatcttccatccactcgttcactccctcgatggccacaatggctggggctgggccaggccaaagccaggagccaggctccatcgggtctccctgtgggtggcaggggctcacgcATTTGAGCACTGGCTGCCTACCAggaagtgcactagcaggaagctggactggaagcagaagcaggcaTCGAACCCCAGCCTTCCCacgtgggatacaggcatcccgagtggcaccttaaccacagAGTGCACCCACCCCAACTGTATCTATTTTCATCtcctagaaaggcagagtgacacacacagaatTCTCCATTcagtgattcactcctcagaggcctcaacagccctggctgggccaggccaaagctaggaggctggagctccacctgggtcacccacaagggagctcccgaagcagctcctgactcttggcttccacctggcccagcactggccgttgcagccatgtggagagtgaaccagaggatggaagatctgtgtctcctcctctctctaactttcaaataaataaatcttaaaaaaataaaacctcctgctctgcttctgagcccgGCTCTTGCCAGTGCACCTGGTCCTCTGCGGTACCTGATGACTGTCCCTGCACTGTGGCAGGCCTCTTCCCAGGAAAGGCTCCGCGCGCCTCAGCCGACCCTTCGCAGCCCAGGTGCTCAGGATGCGTGTTTTCTGCTGAAGGCGCTGTCTGGTTTCTGCACACGGGCATCTCGGCGTCGGTGCCATCGCTGCAAGTGATTCCGGAAGCATCCACCCCTATCCCCTCGCCGATTCGGCGTAGGTACAGCAGTTCTTCCAATACCCTGTTCTGCTGCCCTCTCCACTACTGGGagccaggcaggcagacaggaaagaaaaataatacaaccCCTGCTTTTCTGTGCTTCTGTTGCCATGGTGATACCGACACCCAGGTGAGAGGTGCTTTATTCGGGAGAGCCAGTGAACTGTGGAGGCCAGAGTCCGGGGCAGAAACACCGACGCCCCTCAGCCTCCCAAGCCTGGGAAGGACTTCATGGGGTGGTCTGGTCCATGCCCCTGCCTTCCAGCTGAAAAGTCAAATGGACAGTTTGTGGCTGCCACCCTCAAGAACACAATCTACCACCTCCAAGTCGTGCACGGGTCACGTTTCAGCTTTGCAGACTCATGACCCTCAATGGGTTTCCAAGTCTCATCTTTCGATGTCCTTCCAGCCCAGTCTCTCATCACTGCCCCTGTGGAAGCACAGTGGGGGTCGGCGCGGTGGCGTAAcaggaaaagccaccgcctgcagtgccagcattccaagtgggtgacggttcaagtactggctgctcctcttccaatccagctctctgctatggcctgggaaagcagtagaagatggccctagtccttgggcccttgcacccacatgggagacgaccggaagaagctcttggctcctggctttgaattggtgcagctccggccattgtggtcatttggggagtgaaccagcggatgaagactaacctctttctccccccccccaaccccctgctctctgtaactctgcctttcaaataaataaataaatcttaaaaaagaaagaaagaaaggaaggaaggaaggaaggaaggaaggaaggaaggaaggaaggaaggaaggaaggaaggaaggaaggaaggaaggaagacagtgaGTCAGCACCTCACACCCTGCAGTAGCCCTGGAGAAGGCAAAGGGAGTGGTCCCCTGGCTCCTGTTCCTCTCCGAGCCCCACCCTGGTTCTTTGCACCCTGCTGGCCCCGGGAGTGAGGGGCCAGTGTGGGAACAGCAGGAGGCCCTTGGCGGCCAACAAAACATCTAAGGAGCCAGAGTGAGGCGAGAGCCCGCCCACACCCGCCCGATGTCCTCCTCCTTCCAGTGAATAAAACAGAGCGCAGGAAGGGCGGTTTTAAGGAGGATCTTTAACAGCCTCCCAGACAGCAGACAGAGCCCAAGGCAGCTTGGAAACCCACGCGGATGGCAACAGGCTCTCATGCTCCCCGAAGACCCTGTAAAACAGAAATGGCTCCACTGAACCCGTGTGGCCTTTCCCTCACGCTCACACGGGTAAGTGAACgcaggaaagaaagaataaacaaaccACCCCAGCCTTCAAAATGCTTCCAGGGGTCATCCCGCCCGAAaatcctggcccaggctgggttGATGGTGAGGGGTGTAGGATGGCACCCAATCCAAGAGGCCACTGGGGaaattgcccccccccccccacggggcCAACAGAGAAAGGGCCCTTTCCCATCCTGGTCCCCTCTACCCCTGAACCGCTCCCGTTCCCACTCTCGTCACCACATCGCTGCATCAGGATTCCTGCGAGACCAACCCTGGGCCTCGCTCCAGCTCCCAATCCCCCAAAATAGAGTCAAGAAAACTAAATCGCACGTCGCACTTGCGCCACTCGCTTGCTTTCCTACGCCGACGACGGATAAAGCAGCCTCTGGCTGTAAGCGAGGTTAACACCCACCCAGAGGCTGGGTCCTGGCTGGCCTCGCCCAGCAGCTGAGCATCGCGATTCTGCTAATTAAGCTGCTTTCTTGTCTTTAATTAGCTGCCTGTGAATCTTGTTGGGAAGTCTTGGATCCGTGAAATAATCTGGGATGGAAATCAAAGAGAAGAAATCATCTTCACTCAGGGGAGGGGACTGGGAGGAAGGCAGCCTACTCTGCTAGAAGTGCTGCTGGCTTGGTCCTAGCAGCAAGGTCGCCGGTGGCCCCCGACGACAGAACATGAGCAGTCATGGCAAATCCCTGTGGTCACTGGCCCAGCTGAGTAGTTCTGAGCCTTCCAGAAGAGCTCAACCGGCTGGCGCCCACTGCCCGCCcgctgcaccctgcaccctgagCGCTGGCCGGTCTGCTTGCTTGACGCATGGGGAGCCGTCACACAGCTCAGGGATTCTCTGGGCTTTCTGCTTCCAGACCTTCTTGGGGCCCAAGTAAATGCCAAGTATTATTCTCGTCTCCTCAGCCTGCCAGCTCCCGTCTCCGAGCGATCACGCCTTCTCTGCGTACACGCTCTCTGAGGGGGCCAGGCTCCCGCAGGATGCTGGCAGGAGGGGCTTTGTGCACCCAGCGGGATGTGCATCAGAGGCAGCATCTGCTGTGGCAGCACACGTGTACCGAGATGCAGTCGGATGCGCTGTGGGGACACAGCGGGCCCCGAGACGTCTGCCAGCCCAGCCGTTCCTGCTAAATACCATTGACCTTAAGCCATCTCGGGCAGCCAGAGTCCATTAGAATCAGCTGGGGAGCCTTTAAAACTGTGGATGCTGGGTCCCACCCCAGGCTAATTAAATAGAAACCTCTGGGGGTGGAGCCTGAAcaccagcatttttaaaaagctcccaGGTGCCGCTAGTGCACAACCAGGGCATAGAACGCACTTCGAGGTGTGCGGGACGAGGACGGCCAGCGCGCTCCCTCAGACACTGAACTCCTCGCCCTCACCGGGagggagctccacccaggtcctgTCTCATCCCGAGGAGCGGCCAGCGCGCTCCCTCAGACACTGAACTCCTCGCCCTCACCGGGagggagctccacccaggtcctgTCTCATCCCGAGGAGCCAGGGGATGCCTCTGGGGAAGCAGCACTCAGGCTGAATTCCCAATATTACTGCCGGCTCTCTGCCACCCGGCACTGCCGCCGCCTTACTCACCTGCCGCAAATTCTCTGATGTTGTCTGGTCTCTTCAAAAACATTTCCCTGGAACACATtcagggacagggcaggagggagagtgggcGTTAAGGCCTGTGGCTGATCAGCCCGAGACACAGCCACCTTGGGAGCCAACACACAGCCCACGTCTGATGGCCCAGCCCCTTTCAACAGCCATGTTCCTCCAACTTGGGATGTCAGGCAAGGCGCAAAATGCCCTAAGTGGCAACCAAGCTAGGACACTGGCCTCATTACTAACAGGCTGGGGGCAGCGTTTTCACAGAACCACGTCCAGGGTGGGAAGCACAGATGAAGAGGCACGTGCCTGGGCACGGTGCTCACACGCAGCGGGACAGACCGCACAACCCTGTGGTGTCCTGAGGAGGCGCAGGCAGGAATTCCCACGCGAGGGCGGCTGGGCCGACAGAAAAGATGGCTTCCAAGGGCACAGAGGACAGACACCTTGGTAACACCTGCAGTCCCAAAGCCCTGGGAACCGAACTATGCTCTTATACCGCATAGAACTTTATGGTTCATAAACTATGTTCATAAACGCTGTCCAGGTAATGTCcccatttcacaaatgaagaaACCTAACCTTCGAAGGTTAATCATTTGCCCAAGTTCATAAAGACAGTAAACAGAGAGCGGGCCCAGAACTCGGGCCTGCAAAGGCGGCggtctctgctctctgtcccttGGCTATGGGCTGCCCCACCCCAACGGCCCCACTTTCTTGTGCTCTTGGCCAAGGCTGACCCTCCAGGAAGCCCCTACCCCCAGCCTTTAAGAATTTTgcttgggtccagcactgtggcatagtgggctaagcttctacctgcggcaccagcatcccatatgggcgccggttcatatcccagctgctccatttctgatccagctctctgctatggcctgggaaagcagtagaagatggtccaagtccttgggcccctgcacccacataggagacccagaagaagctcctggttcttggcttcggatcagctcagctctagccattgcaaccatctggggagtgaaccagcaaatggaagacctgtctctctctctttctctgtaactttgcctctcaaataaaatcttttaaaataaaacttttgctggagctggcgctgtggcatagcaggtaaggcatcccatataggcacccgttcaagtcccagctgctccatttccaatccagatcctggctatggcctgggaaagcagtagaagatggcccaagtccttgggtccctgcagccgtgtgggagacctagaagaagctcctgacccctggcttcgaattggcacagatccggccattgcagccaattggggagtgaagcagcggatggaagacctctctctctctctctctcttcctgcctctccttttctctgtaactctttcaaataaataaatacatcttaaaaaaaaaaagttttgctccCCTTCTCCTTTGATTCAAGCTGATAATTATCAAGCACAAGTTATGTATAAATAACTAATttatggggccagctctgtggggtagtgggctaagcctccacctgtggtaccagcatcccatatgggtgctggtttgtgtcccagctgccccgcttccgatccagctctctgctatggccttggaaaagcagtagaggatggcccaagtgcttgggtccttgcatccacatgggagacccagaagctcctggctcctggcttcagattggctcagctccagctgttgcagccatttgggaagtgaaccatcggatggaagacctctctctttctctgcttccccctctctctgttaactctgcctctcaaataaataaaatctttaaaaaagaaactgcattACATATGagggattgattttttttaagataaaatatagGCTGATCTCAAAGAAGGTACAGCCAAGGAGAAGAGCACGGCTGGCGTCAGCGAGGCACGCAGAGGCACAGGGGCTTCCACAGGCAAGACAAGGGCTGAGGGGCCCCGCAGGAAGGAAGCCACACAGGCTCTACAAACTGCGCCTTGCTTGAGGGTTAGAACGGGCTTGCAGCCACCCTTGTACCCACAGCATCCATGAGAGCGCGCAAGGAATGGTCAGTGGGATGATCCAAGTGCAGCCTGGCAGGAGTCAAGGGCGTGTGCAGGAAGGAACAGGGAGCAAAGGAAGCTGTGTTAGGCAGGGCCTTGAATGCCAGGGCAGACGCTTGTCCTCAACTCCAAAGACAGCAGGAATGCGTATGTGAATGTGCTGCAGTCACACAGTGGGACACTGTACAGGAGTGAGGTCTTCCGGATACTGAACAGAAGCCAAGCACAAACGAGTGCATACTGTAGACTGCCAGTTACGTTAAAAGGCAAGACGAGCCTGCAGTGGAGAAGTCAGGAGACCTAGGGTTGGTTTTGGGGGGCCCCACCGGAAGGGACCACCCACAAGTCAGGCGTGGAAGTCCACCCAGCTTGGGATATGTCACTTTTCTGTACATTATGTCTCAAGAGATGCTAAAAACAAACCAAGAGAGGCGGTGGCTGTGCAGCCACCGAAGACTCTGGCCAAGGACTCATGTGATCGGTGCTGGGTCTGGGGAAGGTTCGTGCGCCTGGGAACCTGCGGAAACATCTAATCCAGTCTTTCCACAGGCTCACACCCAGCTACCACATCTGCACCCCGAAACGTTTCTAGGTGCCTAAAATGGATTGTGACTTTTCCCATTCTTCAGGTCCAAAATTCAAGGTAGTAGGAGCTCTGTGCATTGTTTATGAGTACAGGCTGGACAGCTGTAGCTGAATGGTCACAAACCATTAGGATCCAGAAAACCCCCGTGGGAAGTTCACATCCTGAAGCAAAGCTGAGCGCGTCTCTGGGTTCCGTGTGAGTCATGAGCAGAGCCCTGCAGAACTGAAAACCACTCtcaccgtggtgcagcaggttaagcccctgcctgcaacgccagcatcccatatgggcgccagttcaagtcccagctgctccacttcctatccagctccctgctaactgggaaagcagtagaagatggcccaagtgcttgggcccctgtcatccttGAAgcagatccaaatggagttccaggctcctggcttcaagccctggtccttgaggccatctggagagtgaaccagtagaagcaagattctctctctgtctctgtctctctctctaattctgcttttcaaaaaatgaatgaatcttataAAATCAAAAACCAAAGCACAGGCACAGTGCTTGGGACTCGGTCCTCTTTGCCCCCGCCTCCTTTCTCACAGGAAGGACCACGTGAAGCATCGGGTTCAGATGTGTGGCTGACTCTGGCTCATTCTGGAACAGGCACAGGAAACACCACCAGCAGCAAACACACACAGGGAAACCCTCAAACTTCAAATGCTACCTGTCTCCCCAGCTCCACCCCGAAAAAGAAAGGCCCAAAGGGGCCAGGAGGGCTCCAAGTGGGGTACTTCAGGGACTCCAGAAGGGAAAGCATGGaggcctgcctggcctgggggggccaaggaaggaaggggaaggggtcCGAGGGTgtccagcagcagccaggcccagACACCGGTCTCCTCCTGAAAAAGCAACAACACCCTCCTCATTCACCACCCCAGGTGTTTGTGAATAATGCAAATGGTGATTTAATTCAGGCTTTTAACGTCCATCCTCAATTTCTCCGCTGGAACCACTCCTAACTTGGGCTGCAAACTCCCCAGGATAGGAATATAAAGATTCTTTATTTTCCTGTAGAAGAAAAGTTGCAACAAGTGATGGCATCATCCCCAGGTCTGAAACGGACAGACCACCCTGCCTTTCGCCCAGGCCTTACCCCTGGCCTAAATATACCTGACCTTCACAGAGAACTGGGTACCTTTTAGTTTCCCATTTCCTTCTCCTATCTGccctctgagtctcctacacttgGAAAAATggtaaggggccggcactgtggcatagcgcataaagctactgcctgtgacaccagcatccatatgggcaccggtttgagtcccggctgctcctcttccaatccagctccctgctaatggcctgggaaagcagtggaagacggtccaagtccttgggcccctggacctgtgtgggaaacctggaagaagctcctgacttctggctacagactggcccagctctggctgttgaagccacttggggagtgaactggtgggtggaagatctctctctatatataactctgcttctcaaataaaaaataataattaaaataaaaagttcaatcTTACGATATTTTCCAACTTTAAGGAAGTTGGAAGCAATAGGGAGTGtttaaggaaatatatatatatatgtatatatatatatatatatatatatatatatatataggctagCAGTTACACCAAGAGGTTCCccatcccatccagcttcctgctaatgcagacccaggaaagcagctgtgatggctcaagtaactgggttcctaccaccccaAGGGGCAACCccggattgcattcctggctcctggcccagtccccagccctttcaggcatttgggggcaaACCAACCACGAAGGGGGCATTTATATTCCTCTAACCCCAACAAGATCCGGTCCAGTTTCTCCCAAGATGCCCAAAGCCAGGCTGGAAAACCACCCACCTTAAGAAACCACTGATGAGAAACTCCAC contains:
- the RIIAD1 gene encoding RIIa domain-containing protein 1, which codes for MATLPSGLLGPEPGLLSPEQLEKLRVFKIETRIANEKYLRAHKEVEFLISGFLREMFLKRPDNIREFAADYFTDPRLPNKIHRQLIKDKKAA